The sequence below is a genomic window from Patescibacteria group bacterium.
ACAACTGTCAGCCAGAGGCCGATCCGCTTTGTCTGCCACAGGCAGGCTTTGGTGGAGACTACTGCCGTAAAAATCTAAGTCTACGGGTGGGACCTCCCGCTCCTTGATTTATTATTTCGCAAGGAATGGCGGGATCTCGCCATTAAGACAGGAGAACCGGCGAATAGAGGTTTTGTCCCGATTTCTCCAAAATTTTGAAGTTAAGTGGAGGCCACGGCCGGAATTGAACCGGCGAATAGAGGTTTTGCAGACCCCTGCCTTACCACTTGGCTACGTGGCCATGGCTTCAAAATTTTGTTGAGAAATCGAGGATCCTCGCAAAAGTACTAGTATATAAAATATTTATTTCATCATTGCGGGACAGACCCCCGCCTAGACTTTACTCCGTCAAATGACGGAGATTTGCTTGCCCCACGAAGCTTAAAAGCGAAGTGGGGGCTTATGTGGCCGTGAAAATTATAACTGGCGGAGCCGACTCTGTTGCCTAACGGAATGGCCGCGAAAAAATTGGTGGAGACTATTTTATATAGAAGACATAAATAACTTTTTAAATATTAACAAATTTTGATTATTTTTTCAAGAGTTTATTTATCGATTTGCCAAAGCCAGGTATTATTGTATTTTTTAATAATTTTGTAATTATTTTCTATATATTGGTCAATAATATTTTTTTGGTAATTAAATCTCTCCCCAATTTTATAATTAGTAATAATATAACTTGGTTTTTCATTTATTAATATATTATAATTTTTATCTAAAAAAAACTGATTACCCTGAATTGTTTCTATAACATTTGTATAATAGGGATTATATTTTTTTAATTCAAAATATAAACCTGGCAAAAAAGGATGAGCAAATATTGATTCCTTTTTAACTGTATTTTTTATATCCTTAATCATATTTTTGGTATAATTACTTGTCTCAAGACGTTCAGTAAATTTAAGAAAAAGAGAGGCATAGATTATAAAAATAATTAATATAACAAAAACACTCAGTAGTTTTTTTGAAAAATATTTACGAAAAACATTATACTTTTCTCTTATTAGAAGTGCCGACAAAATTATCAGAGGGAAAGAATTAAGGAGTAGATGATAAATATCTGGAAGATTTAAAATTGATATAAATAGAGCAAGCTGGAGCCCGAAAAGCCAGCAATATTTGTCTTTTAGTCTATCATTTTTTTTATATAGTATAAGAAGCCCCAACCAAATAATTATAAACAGAAGAATAAAAGTATAGCTTATTTTATTCACATCATGATAAATACGAACTATCCGTAGAAGTGCTGTAAAAACAAAAATTCCCCACGTCATCAAACCAATAGCAAAAATTAGCAGTATTCCGCTTAATGAATAAATAATATGTTTTAAAGAAATTTTATTTTTTTTATATAAATATACTAAAAATATTCCAAGCCAGATAATAAGAGCTATACCTTTATTTTGAAGAAAGTAAAATGTTAAAGCGCTCAAAATACCAGAGAGAAAAATATATAATACCTTTTTTTCCGAAAGGTATTTAAAAAGAAAGTAGGTGAGAATAATAGTAAGAAAAAGACTGTAAGTATTATGATTAATTAGAGGATAGGAAAGGCTAGTTATAATAAAAAAAACAAAAGTAGCAATCAAGCCGGCTGTTTTATAAGGACTTAAAATAAGAAAAATTTTGTATATTAACCAGGTACTAAGAACAAGACATAAAAATGAAAATATTTTGACTATTAAATAAGAAGCTCCGAATAAACTAAAAATTCCATAAATTAGATAAAAAGATCCCGGGCTTATATATTCAAAAAAATCATGATAAAGCATCCGGCCATTATAAATATTCCAAGCTCCATTTAAGGCAATTCCCTCGTCGGAACTTAAACCATACCAAAAATGTAACAAAAAAGCAGATATTAAAAATAAAGATAAGACTAAACTTACCCGGCTTATTTTTTTATTATTTATAATTTTATTTATCAAGATAATTAAGTAAAATTTCTTTATTTTTTTTAATATCTTTTTTAACTTGTTGATAAAGTTTTCTTTTAGAATAAAATTTTATTAAAGGCCTTATTTTTTTAATAATTTTCACTTTTATTTTTTGTCCATAGATATCAGGGCAATTTTTTAGAAAAAAAACTTCTAGTTTTGAACAATTATTTTTGTCTAGAGCACCAAAAATTAGTATGGCCGGGTATTTTTCTTTTTTCAAAAAAGCAAAGCAAGCATAAACTCCCGGCTCAATATTTTTAGCTAAATTAGGGTTAAGATTAGCCGTGGGAAAGCCTTGTTTTTTACCTTGTCCGTCGCCTTTAATAACCGGCCCCTGAATAATCATTTTATGAATTTCATAAATTTCTGGTGAATAACTCCGTTAGAACAAATCATATCTTTTGATTTTAAGTTCCAGTCTTTGCCATTAAAATCTGTAGCTTGGCCGCCGGCTTCTCTGACTAGCAAAATTCCGGGCGCAATATCCCAAGCCTTACCTCCAGGAATGACAAAGCCTTCGGCTCGGCCAGAAGCCACCCAAGCGGTTTCAATACCCCCGGCTCCTAGTTGCCTGATATCTAAAGCTTTCATTTTTAGTTTAGAATAAATTTTTAAGGCTTTTTTAACCTGTTTTTTCTGATAACCATGACAAAAATAAAAGATTGATTTGTTAACGGCTCTTTTCTGACTGACCTGAATTTTTTTATTGTTTAAATAAGCACCTTGACCTTTTTCAGCCCAGTATAATTCTTTCATATAGGGAGCATAAATAACTCCTAAAATAACTTCATTTTTATAAGTTAAAGCAATAGCCGTGCAAAATAAGGGATTACCCATTAAATAATTATGAGTGCCATCCAAGGGATCAATAACCCAGGTGTAATCGGATTTTTTATGAGTTTGGCCTGATTCCTCGCCTAAAATATTATGATCCGGAAATTTTTCAGTAATAATTTTCTTAATAATTTTTTCCGCTTTTTCATCCACTTTAGTAGCCAGGCCACTAAAACCGCCTTTGTTTTTTATATCCTTACTTTTTACCTGGTGAAAATTTTTTAAAATGTATTGACCGGCCTTTTTAGCGGCCTTTAGGGCTGTTTTTTTCATAAAGTAATATCTTTAAATTTATTAGTCATATTTTCCAGGTCAAAAATAGCGAAAGAGGGATATTGGAACATACCGCCGGCGGTGCCAGGGTTCAAAAGATAAGTATCACCATTTTTTTCAAAAGATTTAGCGTGATTATGACCAAAGCAAACTAAATCATATTTGTGACTACTAGCTAATTCCTTAGCTTTGTCCGAGAAATGGATCATAGCTATTTTTTTACCATTTAGTTCAAATTCAGCCAAATCCCCGTAATGATTAACTTTATCAGATTTATCAGCCAATTCTTTTTCAGTTTCTTGGTCAGCTACGTTGCCATAAACCATATAAATTTTTCCTTCAAATTCCTCTATCATTTTTTTTAACATAGAAGGGGCGGCTAGGTCACCACAGAAAAAAATAGTTTTAATCTCTCCTTCTTTTAAATTTTTATTAATAATTTGCCAGCTTTTATAATTATCATGTAAATCTGACAAAATAGCGATTTTCATAATATTAAATTTCCTTTTTATACCAGATTTTATCTAGTTTCTGGTATTTTAATCGGTTATATAATTTAATCGCTTTAGGGCGGTAGTCTTCAGTGTATAAAACTAATGTTTTTACTTTTTTCTTTTTGGCAATTTTTTTAATTTCCTTCATCATTTTGTCAGCCAGGCCCTGTCCTCGGTAGTCTTTGTCAATAACTACATCATCAATCAGGCCCATTTTGTCTTTAAGCCAAAATTCGGGGATAATACGCAGAGTTACATGGCCGATAAGTTTATTATTTTTTTCTAGAACTAATTCATAGTCATAATTAGCCTTAATAATTTTATGCCAGGCTTTTTTTAGTTTTTTCATATTTTTTGGCACTATTTTTCCGGGACTCCAAAGCTGCTCATACAAACGCATGATTTCAGAGAAGTCCGATTTTTTGGCCGGTCGGAATTTCATAGGTTTATTATAGAATATTTAATTATATTGGGCTAATTTGTTTTAAATATTTATCTTATCAATCTGAAATTAATCTATCATTATCCTAGTAATAATTTCGGTAACTGGAATATTTATAATTTTCTGGGTTTTTAACTAAATTAGCTCGGACAGGATTATGATGAATCTAATCTAATTTTTGTTTTAAAAAATTTATAGAAAAAATATTTTTTATCCAGCCTTGACTCGGCCAGAGTTTATGAGTTTATTTTTTGGTATTAACCGTAAACGTTTTTAATAACTTTTGAGAAATTCGAAACTATCTTTTTTTGGTTTTGAGGAAGTTGGATTTCTTAATTATATTTTTAAATTTTATTTCGAGAAGATCCAACCGGATAGAGCCACGCGGATCAGGAGATCCGCGCTTTTCGGGTAATTTTAAGGGTTTCCTTGGCAGTTTGTTTTATACTAGGTAGATGAGGGCCATGACCCTCATCTAGGCCTGGTTTACTAATTAATAATTCTATGTAAATAATCAGGCATAATTTAGATAGCAGAGATAAATCTTTTGCTTTCGCGAAAACAAATATTCCTATCCGCGTAGCTGGAGATTTATCTCCAGGAGTTAGAATAATTCGGGTAGAGGCGAGCCCTTGCTCGCCTCTAAAATAAGGCCAAAGCGAGGGCTTTGGCCGACCCTTTTTATTATAAATACTAAAATAATTTTCAAAAAGCTAAATTCTCTAAAATTATTAATCTATCTTCATTACAGAATTATTTAAATAATAATTACGATAACCTGAATATTTATAATCTTTGAGGTTTTCAAAAACATTTTATATCTCAATCTGCATCAAATCTTTGGCTAAAACAATTGGGCCTTTATAGGTTTTCTGGGCTTGTTTTTTAAGATCGTATTTTTCACATTCCGGATAAAAATGTGTTAAAACTAATTTTTTTACTTTTGCTTTGGAAGCAATTTTGCCAGCTTGGGAAGGAGTTAAATGGCTTTTAACTTTATTTTGATTGGGCATGCTACTTTCAATTAATAG
It includes:
- a CDS encoding glycosyltransferase family 39 protein; its protein translation is MINKIINNKKISRVSLVLSLFLISAFLLHFWYGLSSDEGIALNGAWNIYNGRMLYHDFFEYISPGSFYLIYGIFSLFGASYLIVKIFSFLCLVLSTWLIYKIFLILSPYKTAGLIATFVFFIITSLSYPLINHNTYSLFLTIILTYFLFKYLSEKKVLYIFLSGILSALTFYFLQNKGIALIIWLGIFLVYLYKKNKISLKHIIYSLSGILLIFAIGLMTWGIFVFTALLRIVRIYHDVNKISYTFILLFIIIWLGLLILYKKNDRLKDKYCWLFGLQLALFISILNLPDIYHLLLNSFPLIILSALLIREKYNVFRKYFSKKLLSVFVILIIFIIYASLFLKFTERLETSNYTKNMIKDIKNTVKKESIFAHPFLPGLYFELKKYNPYYTNVIETIQGNQFFLDKNYNILINEKPSYIITNYKIGERFNYQKNIIDQYIENNYKIIKKYNNTWLWQIDK
- a CDS encoding riboflavin kinase, with protein sequence MIIQGPVIKGDGQGKKQGFPTANLNPNLAKNIEPGVYACFAFLKKEKYPAILIFGALDKNNCSKLEVFFLKNCPDIYGQKIKVKIIKKIRPLIKFYSKRKLYQQVKKDIKKNKEILLNYLDK
- a CDS encoding inositol monophosphatase family protein; its protein translation is MKKTALKAAKKAGQYILKNFHQVKSKDIKNKGGFSGLATKVDEKAEKIIKKIITEKFPDHNILGEESGQTHKKSDYTWVIDPLDGTHNYLMGNPLFCTAIALTYKNEVILGVIYAPYMKELYWAEKGQGAYLNNKKIQVSQKRAVNKSIFYFCHGYQKKQVKKALKIYSKLKMKALDIRQLGAGGIETAWVASGRAEGFVIPGGKAWDIAPGILLVREAGGQATDFNGKDWNLKSKDMICSNGVIHQKFMKFIK
- a CDS encoding YfcE family phosphodiesterase; this translates as MKIAILSDLHDNYKSWQIINKNLKEGEIKTIFFCGDLAAPSMLKKMIEEFEGKIYMVYGNVADQETEKELADKSDKVNHYGDLAEFELNGKKIAMIHFSDKAKELASSHKYDLVCFGHNHAKSFEKNGDTYLLNPGTAGGMFQYPSFAIFDLENMTNKFKDITL
- a CDS encoding GNAT family N-acetyltransferase, with amino-acid sequence MKFRPAKKSDFSEIMRLYEQLWSPGKIVPKNMKKLKKAWHKIIKANYDYELVLEKNNKLIGHVTLRIIPEFWLKDKMGLIDDVVIDKDYRGQGLADKMMKEIKKIAKKKKVKTLVLYTEDYRPKAIKLYNRLKYQKLDKIWYKKEI
- a CDS encoding MBL fold metallo-hydrolase, with the translated sequence MHNLTYKAKNFQVKSVYTWKQGHTFSPYAVAYRIEYKGKSMVYAGDICFDYPKSLLEISKNTDLLLIESSMPNQNKVKSHLTPSQAGKIASKAKVKKLVLTHFYPECEKYDLKKQAQKTYKGPIVLAKDLMQIEI